The genomic region GTACTGGCTGCGACACCACCGTATCGCCGGAGGACAAGCTTGTCGGCGGCTCGCGGTAGCGTTGCCCGCGTGCCCGAAGCCCTCACCCTCCAGCAGAACCTGACGAAGGTCCCGGACGTCCGCACGCTGCTGGCCGCGGCGGTGGGCGGGGTGGGCGGCACCGAACGCCCCGGTCAGGTGGACATGGCCGAGGCGGTGGCCAAGGCGATCCGCACCGGCGAGCACCTGGCCGTGCAGGCCGGCACCGGCACCGGCAAGTCGCTGGCCTACCTGGTGCCCTCGGTGCACCACGCGGTCACCGAGTCGGCCACCGTGGTGATCTCCACCGCGACCATCGCGTTGCAGCGGCAGCTGGTGGACCGGGACCTGCCGCGGCTGGCCAAGACGCTGAAGCCGTTGCTGGGCCGCACACCCACCTTCGCCATCCTCAAGGGCCGCCGGAACTACCTGTGCATGCAGCGGGTGCACACCGGCGCGCCGGATGAGCCGGAGGAGCAGGCGCTGTTCGACCCGTTCCAGGTCTCGGCCATGGGCAGGCACGTCAAACGGCTGCACGAGTGGTCATCGGAGACCGAGACCGGCGACCGGGACGAGCTGGTGCCCGGCGTGCCGGACCAGGCGTGGCGGCAGGTCTCGGTGACCGCGAAGGAGTGCGTCGGCGCGGCCAAGTGCCCGATCGGCCAGGACTGCTTCGCCGAGCGGGCGCGGGCCGAGGCCGGGCGGGCGGACGTGGTGGTGACCAACCACGCGCTGCTGGCCATCGACGCGCTGGAGGGCTACAAGGTCCTGCCCGAGCACGACGTGGTGGTGGTGGACGAGGCGCACGACCTGGTGGACCGGGTCACCTCGGTGGCCACCCAGGAGCTGACCAGCACCGCGATCGCGGTGGCCGCGCGGCGCTGCGGCAGGCTGGTGGAGCAGGACATCGCGGACCGGCTGCTGGAGGCCGCGGACAACCTGGCGCTGACCCTGCAGGAGCTGGAGCCGGGCAGGCTGGACCAGCTGCCGCAGGTGCTGGCCGGGGCGCTGGCCGCGGTGCGCAACGCCGCGCACGCCTGCATCAGCGCGCTCGGGCCGGAGCGCAAGGAGGACATCGAGGGCACCGCGGCGCGCAAGCTGGCGCTGTCCATGCTGGACGAGGTGCACGACACCGCGGTCCGGCTGCTGGCCGCCTTCGAGGCCGAGCCGGAGAAGCGGCACGACGTGGTCTGGCTGGCCGGGGACTTCGGCGACTTCAACCGCACCCCCTCGCTGCGGGTGGCCCCGCTGGGCGTGGGCGGCCTGCTCCGCGAGCGCCTGTTCGCGCAGAAGACGGTGATCCTGACCTCGGCCACCCTGGCCCTCGGCGGCAGCTTCGACACCCTGGCCCGCCAGTGGGGCCTGGCAGGCGCGGGCAAGGCGGCGGGCGACCCGGACGCCGCGGCCGACCGCAAGTCCGGCGGCACCGCCACCGACAAGGCTCCACCGTCCACTTCGGACAGTCCAGAGTGGACCGGCATGGACGTCGGCTCACCCTTCGAGCACCGCTCCAGCGGCATCCTCTACGTGGCGGGCCACCTGCCCTCCCCCGGCCGCGACGGCCTGGCCGAGGCCTACCTGGACGAGCTGACCGGCCTGGTGCAGGCCGCCGGTGGCCGCACCCTCGGCCTGTTCTCCTCGATGCGCGCGGCCAAACAGGCCACCGAGGCCCTGCGCGAGCGGGTGGAGTTCCCGATCCTGTGCCAGGGCGAGGACGCCACCAGCCAGCTGGTCACCAAGTTCGCCGAGGACGTGCGCACCTGCCTGTTCGGCACCCTGTCGCTGTGGCAGGGCGTGGACGTGCCGGGCCCGTCGCTGCAACTGGTGGTGATGGACCGGATCCCGTTCCCGCGCCCGGACGACCCACTGGCCTCGGCCCGGCAGCGCGCGGTGCAGGCCCGCGGCGGCAACGGTTTCCTCACCGTGGCGGGCACCCACGCGGCGCTGCTGCTGGCGCAGGGCGCGGGCAGGCTGTTGCGCGCCAACGACGACAAGGGCGTGATCGCGGTGCTGGACTCCCGGCTGGTGACCGCGCGCTACGGCGGGTTCCTGCGCGCCTCGCTGCCGCCGTTCTGGATGACCACCGACCCGGACGTGGTGAAGGCCGCCCTCAAGCGCATCGACACCTGAGAGCGGCCCCCGGAGACGGAGGTCAGACCTTGACCTTGAGCGAGACGCTGGCGCCGCGGCTCAGGTCGTCGAAGGCGCGCTTGCGGTCCACGCCGATGTACCAGGTCTGCTGGCCCTCGAAGGTGCCGCCGTGCACGATCTCCTTGACCGCGCCCTCGCCCGGGATGCGCTTGGGGCCGCGGTAGGTGTCCTGGGTCCAGTTGTAGCAGGAGACGACCAGGCGGATGAAGGCGTTGCCCTTGACCGCGATCGGGTCGCCGCTGCCGTCCTGGGCGGGCTTCTCCCCGGCAGGCAGGTACTTGGCGCTCTTCTCCGAGACGGTGCCGGAGTAGGTGAACACGACGCCGATGCCGCCGCTGTCGGCCGAGGTGAGGACCTTCTTGAGCACCACCGGCGTGCAGGCGGCCGCCGAGGTCGCCGCGGACGCCATCGGCGCGGTCACGCCACCCAGGGCGACCAGGACCGCACCAGCCACGGCGATCCGGCGGAAACCGTTGCGGGAGAACACCTTCGACATCGAGTTCCTCTCATACCAGCGGGCGGCCATCCGGACCGCCCGTCACCTGGCAACTAAATCAGAAGATCGACCGAAAATTCTCCACCTCACAGAGATAGTGAGCGAGAACTCTTCGGGTTATCGTCATCACATGGGGGATACACCGCACCGCGTCCGGGTCAGCGCGCGAATCCTGCTGCTGGACGAAGATGACCGGATCCTGTTGTTCCACAACCGATATGGCCCCGCCAACGAGCGGAACTGCTGGTCGACGCCGGGCGGCGGGGTCAACGAGGGCGAGCCGCTGGCGGTGGCCGCGGCCAGGGAGCTCCGCGAGGAGACCGGGCTGGTGGTCAGCCCGGAGCAGGTCGGGCCGGTGGTGGCGACCACCTCCGGGATGTGGACCTTCAGCCGGACGCCGACCTTCGCCACCGAGTACTACTTCCAGCTGCGGGTGCCCGCCTTCACCGTGGACATCACCGCCCAGGAGGAAGGCGAGCTCTCGCACCTGCTCGGGCACCGCTGGTGGCCGGTCGGCGAACTGGAGTCGATCACGGAACAGGTGGCCCCGATCGGACTGGCCGACCTGTTGCGCACGCTCAAGGCGGGACCGCCCGCGGAGCCGATCACGTTGGCCTGGTTCGGCTGAGGTCATCCCCAGTTGGGATGCCAACTAGCATGCCAACTAGTATGTTGACTCATCAGTGAGCATGCTGGAGGGGTCGTGCTGGACGAGGAGCTTGCCGAGATCGTGGAGAACCTCCGCGTTCTCGGCAGCGACGTCGCCGCGGTCGAAGCCAAGAAGGCGGCAGGCGGCCTGCCGAAGTCAGTGCGTGAGACGCTCGGTCCCCGAGGTCCCGGAACTCGCTCTGGGGAGCAAGCCCTGCTTCTACCGTGGTGCCGGGATGAACCAGGGCAGCTATCTGCGGCTCGGTGACGGTGACTACCGGATGACCAGTTACGAGGTTCAGCTCCTGCTCGCGAACCGGGGCCAGCCGCGTCATGACGAGGAACCTGTTCCGAACACCAGCCTGGCGGACTTCGACCCCGCGCTCGTCGCCGAACTCGTCTCCCGGCTCCGCACTCGCAGGCCGTATGCCTACGGCGAACTGGATGACCTTGCGGTGCTGCGGCGGGTCCGGGCACTTGTTCCCGACGGTAGCGGCGCGGATGTCGCTTCCCTCGGCGGACTGCTCGCGCTGGGAACTTTCCCGCAGGAGCACTTCCCACAGCTCATGATCACCTTTGTGCACTACCCCACTGTCGACGGAGCCGACCCCGACACCGGTGCGCGCTTCGTCGACAACGTGGTGGCGGAAGGGCCGATTCCGGTGATGGTGCGCGACACGTTGCTGGCACTGCGGAAGAACATGGCGCGCAGGTCCGTCGTCCGCGGCGCGGGGCGCGCGGACGACTGGGAGTATCCGGAGGCCGCCCTGCGGGAGGCGGTGGTCAACGCCCTGGTGCATCGTGATCTCTCCAGCGAGTCACGCGGTACCCAGGTGCAGGTGGAGATGTACCCGGACCGTCTGGTCATGCGCAGTCCCGGCGGCCTGTTCGGGCCGGTGACCGAGGAGCGGCTCGGCGAAGAGGGCGTCTCCTCCGCCAGGAACGCCGCCCTGCTACGGATTCTCGAGGACGTGCCGTTGCCCGGCAGCAGCAGGGCGATTTGCGAGAACCGCGGCTCCGGCATCCGCACGATGCTCGCCGCACTCCGGTCCGCGCACCTGAGCGCGCCCGAGTTCAGGAACCGGGTGAGCAGCTTCCGGGTGACCTTCCCGAACCACACGTTGCTCAGCACCGACGTGATCGACTGGATCAACTCACTCGGCGAGCGCGGCCTCTCCCCGAGCCAGTGCGTCGGCCTGGCGATCCTGCGCGACGGAGGCTTGCTCGACAACCAGACGTACCGGCAGGCGACCCGCGTCGACTCGCGGGTGGCGACACAAGAGCTGAGCGACCTGATCGCGCGCGAACTCGTTGAGCAGGTCGGCACTCGCCGGTGGACCCGATACCGGCTGGCCCGCGGGCTCATCAGGACCCGCGTCGCGGGTGAGACGCCGAAGGGCCGGGCTGATCGGCGGGCGGACATCCTGGACGCGCTGGCCGACGGCGAGCTCTCCCGTACGGAGCTGGCCGCGGCGACCGGGCTGACGGACAAGACCGTGACCAGGTGGCTGGGCATCCTGCGCAAGGAAGGTCTGGTGGAGGCCACGGAAGAACAGGTGCGGAGCCCGGCGGTGCGCTATCGCCGTACCGGCAAGGTCGCCTTCGACCAGAGCTGAGCGTGTCGCCCGTGCGGGACGTGAGAATGACCCCGTGCCGATCCTGGTCGAACCCGCCCTGCCCGCCGGTCACCTGCGCGCCCGCACCCAGCCCCGCCTCGCCGTCGACGAGGAGCTGACCCTGCGGCCCTGGCGACCGGAAGACGCCGAGGTGGTGCGGGAAGCCTTCGGCTGCCCGGACATCCAGCGCTGGCACGTGCGCAGGCTGGACAGCGCCGAGGAAGCTCGGGACTGGATCGCCGGCTGGCAGACGCGCTGGCGGGAGGAGCGGGATGCCAGCTGGGCTGTGGTCGGGGTGGACGACCGGCCGGTGGGGCAGACCGGGTTGCGGAGCGTGGACCTGGTGGAGGGCACGGCCGAGCTGTCCTACTGGGTGCTGCCGTCGGCGCGGGGGCGCGGGGTGGCGGCGCGGATGGCTCGGCGGGTGGTGCGGTGGAGCTTCGAGGAGCTGGGGCTGCACCGGCTGTACCTGCGGCACTCAACGGAGAACGTGGCCTCCTGCCGGGTGGCGGAGCGGGCCGGGTTCGCCGAGGAGGGGGTGCTGCGCAGCTCGGTCCGGCATGCCGACGGGTGGCACGACATGCACCTGCACGCGTTGGTCAGTGCGGCCAGCTGAACAGCACCGTGACCGTGCCGGGGGCGACCTCGGTGAAGCCCGCGTCGCGGACCGCGGCCACCCGGCGTTCCCGCCAGGCCAGCGCCGGGTCGGGGCCGGGTAGCAGCTCAGCCCAGTCGGCGGGGGTGGCGGTGCGGACGGCGCAGGCGTAGTCCTGCTCGGACCAGCGGGCCAGGTCCTCGGGCGGGAGCAGGGCGGCGCCGATCATGGTGGCGTGGCCGACCTGGGCGGCGGCCTTGCCGACGGTCATCTCGATCTTGGGGTTGAGCCACAGCACGGGGCGGTCGCCGGGGGGTGGGCCGGGGTTGTCCTCGGGGAGCTCGCTGCCGGAGATCTGCAGGCGGGACAGGACCCGGGGTGACTCGGCGACCAGGCCGGGGACCAGTGCGCGGACCTCGGCGCCGTCGTGGGTGACCGTGATGCCGGGGAGGTCCTGGATGGCGTCCCAGTGCGCGCCGCGGGCGCGGCGGGAGACCTTGCGGATGCGGCCGTCGACCCAGGCGCGGACCTCGTCGTGCCACTCGCCTTCGGGCTGGGCCTCTGGGGCCAGGCAGACGGCCAGGGCGGCAGTGGCGGCGGCTTCCAGCAGGGCCGTGCGCGGGGCGGGGTCCTGGCGTTCGATGCGCAGGACTATCGGCATGGCGCGGACGGTGGCCGGGTCCTCGTCGGTGGTGTCTCCCGAAGACCTGCTCGCAGGGTCGAGCATGGACGCTGTGGACTGGGCGGGGAGGCCGAGCCAGGTGGCGTAGCGGGCGGCCAGGGGTTCGAGCATGTCAGCCGACCTCGATGCGTTCTTCGACCAGGCCGTCGGCGGCGTCGGCGGCCTCCACCTCGGCCCTGGTCACGCCCAGCACGAACAGCACCGCGTCCAGGAAGGGCTGGGACAGCGCGGTGTCGGCCACCTCGCGCAGCGCGGGCTTGGCGTTGAAGGCCACGCCCAGGCCCGCGGT from Crossiella sp. CA-258035 harbors:
- a CDS encoding GNAT family N-acetyltransferase, with the protein product MPILVEPALPAGHLRARTQPRLAVDEELTLRPWRPEDAEVVREAFGCPDIQRWHVRRLDSAEEARDWIAGWQTRWREERDASWAVVGVDDRPVGQTGLRSVDLVEGTAELSYWVLPSARGRGVAARMARRVVRWSFEELGLHRLYLRHSTENVASCRVAERAGFAEEGVLRSSVRHADGWHDMHLHALVSAAS
- a CDS encoding ATP-dependent DNA helicase produces the protein MAEAVAKAIRTGEHLAVQAGTGTGKSLAYLVPSVHHAVTESATVVISTATIALQRQLVDRDLPRLAKTLKPLLGRTPTFAILKGRRNYLCMQRVHTGAPDEPEEQALFDPFQVSAMGRHVKRLHEWSSETETGDRDELVPGVPDQAWRQVSVTAKECVGAAKCPIGQDCFAERARAEAGRADVVVTNHALLAIDALEGYKVLPEHDVVVVDEAHDLVDRVTSVATQELTSTAIAVAARRCGRLVEQDIADRLLEAADNLALTLQELEPGRLDQLPQVLAGALAAVRNAAHACISALGPERKEDIEGTAARKLALSMLDEVHDTAVRLLAAFEAEPEKRHDVVWLAGDFGDFNRTPSLRVAPLGVGGLLRERLFAQKTVILTSATLALGGSFDTLARQWGLAGAGKAAGDPDAAADRKSGGTATDKAPPSTSDSPEWTGMDVGSPFEHRSSGILYVAGHLPSPGRDGLAEAYLDELTGLVQAAGGRTLGLFSSMRAAKQATEALRERVEFPILCQGEDATSQLVTKFAEDVRTCLFGTLSLWQGVDVPGPSLQLVVMDRIPFPRPDDPLASARQRAVQARGGNGFLTVAGTHAALLLAQGAGRLLRANDDKGVIAVLDSRLVTARYGGFLRASLPPFWMTTDPDVVKAALKRIDT
- a CDS encoding peptidyl-tRNA hydrolase; translated protein: MLEPLAARYATWLGLPAQSTASMLDPASRSSGDTTDEDPATVRAMPIVLRIERQDPAPRTALLEAAATAALAVCLAPEAQPEGEWHDEVRAWVDGRIRKVSRRARGAHWDAIQDLPGITVTHDGAEVRALVPGLVAESPRVLSRLQISGSELPEDNPGPPPGDRPVLWLNPKIEMTVGKAAAQVGHATMIGAALLPPEDLARWSEQDYACAVRTATPADWAELLPGPDPALAWRERRVAAVRDAGFTEVAPGTVTVLFSWPH
- a CDS encoding ATP-binding protein — protein: MNQGSYLRLGDGDYRMTSYEVQLLLANRGQPRHDEEPVPNTSLADFDPALVAELVSRLRTRRPYAYGELDDLAVLRRVRALVPDGSGADVASLGGLLALGTFPQEHFPQLMITFVHYPTVDGADPDTGARFVDNVVAEGPIPVMVRDTLLALRKNMARRSVVRGAGRADDWEYPEAALREAVVNALVHRDLSSESRGTQVQVEMYPDRLVMRSPGGLFGPVTEERLGEEGVSSARNAALLRILEDVPLPGSSRAICENRGSGIRTMLAALRSAHLSAPEFRNRVSSFRVTFPNHTLLSTDVIDWINSLGERGLSPSQCVGLAILRDGGLLDNQTYRQATRVDSRVATQELSDLIARELVEQVGTRRWTRYRLARGLIRTRVAGETPKGRADRRADILDALADGELSRTELAAATGLTDKTVTRWLGILRKEGLVEATEEQVRSPAVRYRRTGKVAFDQS
- a CDS encoding NUDIX domain-containing protein, with the protein product MGDTPHRVRVSARILLLDEDDRILLFHNRYGPANERNCWSTPGGGVNEGEPLAVAAARELREETGLVVSPEQVGPVVATTSGMWTFSRTPTFATEYYFQLRVPAFTVDITAQEEGELSHLLGHRWWPVGELESITEQVAPIGLADLLRTLKAGPPAEPITLAWFG